Proteins encoded together in one Apteryx mantelli isolate bAptMan1 chromosome 31, bAptMan1.hap1, whole genome shotgun sequence window:
- the BOLA1 gene encoding bolA-like protein 1 yields MLRSRAATATKTAAAAALALRRGSSMAEGPVGRAIRAKLQAALEPSYLRVLDESHRHAGPPGAESHFAVVVVSGRFAGLPPLQRHRLVHGALRAELAGPVHALAIVARTPEQWGADPRVPPSPACLGGSKHQHPEAEPPGAPAAS; encoded by the coding sequence ATgctgcggagccgcgcggcgACAGCGACGAagacggcggcagcggcggcgctggcgctgcGGCGAGGGTCCTCCATGGCCGAGGGTCCCGTGGGCCGGGCCATCCGCGCCAAGCTGCAGGCGGCCCTGGAGCCCAGCTACCTGCGGGTGCTCGACGAGAGCCACCGGCAcgccggcccccccggcgccgaGAGCCACTTCGCCGTGGTGGTGGTGAGCGGGCGCTTCGCCGGGCTGCCGCCGCTGCAGCGGCATCGCCTGGTGCACGGCGCCCTGCGCGCCGAGCTCGCCGGCCCCGTGCACGCCCTGGCCATCGTCGCCCGCACCCCCGAGCAGTGGGGCGCCGACCCCCgcgtcccccccagccccgcttgCCTGGGGGGGTCCAAGCACCAGCACCCCGAGGcggagccgcccggcgccccggctGCATCCTGA